Below is a window of Gemmatimonadales bacterium DNA.
GCGCCGCGCTTCCTTGCCGTGCCGTTCCGACACGCCGTTCACCCGACCCGACAGCCGCATCGCCGTGACCGTCATGTGGTAGAGGCCGTGGTCCACGACCGGGTGGCGGCCGAAACCGAAGAATGCCTCCCGCTCGATCCCCATCTCCTCCCAGAAGGGTCCCGTGCAGTGCTCGACCTTCTCGTGCGAGAACATGTCGTGGCCGGCCGGCACGGGAGTGTGGGTCGTGAATACGCTGGTCGCGCGCACCTGCCGCACCGCTTCCTCCGGGGTGGTTCCGGAGGACGTGAGCTCCCGGAGCCGTTCGACGAACATGAACGCCGCGTGCCCTTCGTTCGCGTGCCAGGCCCGCGGCTCGATCCCCAGCGCCCGCAGTACGCGCACTCCGCCGACGCCCAGTATCCATTCCTGCCGGAGCCGCAGCTCGGGCACGCCGGTGTACAGCTTGTGCGACAGCTCCCGGTCCACCGGGTCGTTGCTCTCGAGGTTCGTATCGAGGAAGTAGACCGGCACTCGGCCCACCATCATGCGCCACGCGCCGATGTGCACCTCGCGCCCCGAAGTCCGCACCGTCGCTAGGTGCGGCTCGCCGCCCTTGCCGAGCACCGGCATCAGCGGCGTCATCGCGGGATTGATGCGTTCGTCGGTGTCGTCCTGCCATCCGTCGAGGCGCAGGCGCTGGTCGAAGTATCCCTTCACGTAGAACAGCCCTATGCCCACGAGCGGCACGCCGAGATCGGAGGCTGCCTTGCAATGATCCCCGGCGAGCACCCCGAGTCCTCCCGAGTAGACCGGGACCGAGTTGTGGAGCGCGAACTCGGCGCAGAAGTAGGCGATGGGCCGGGTGAGCGATTCAGGATACCGCTCGGCGTACCAGGTGCCGGCGCCCGAAGCGAGGCTCGCGGCCGCCGTAACCACCTCGTCGTAGCGCGCCAGGAACGCTGGGTCGGCGGCGAGGGTCGTCAGGAGCTGCGGATTGACCCGCTGTAGCATCTCGATGGGGTTGTGGCGCGTCTGGTGCCAGAGCTGTTCGTCGATGGCGCGGAAAACGGCCCGAGCCTCGGGGCTCCAACTCCAGCCCAGGTTCGCCGCGATCCCGGCCAGGCCTTCGATCCGCTTGGGCAAGTAGGGGACGCCGCTCAGGACTTGATCCATAGGTGCGGTAAGTATACGCCCCTTTCATGCGCGTTTCATCCGCTCTTCACGCGGGGGATGCGAGAATTACCTGAAGCCGACGATGAGGACCCCCATGAAGACGCGCCCGGTCTCGACCCGCTGGAACCCCGGTTTCTCCCTGGACGAAGCAGCGCGCATCCGCCGGATGATCGTGACGCGCGGGACGATCACGTGCCCGAACTGCGGCGCGAAGCTGACGCCAAAGGTGGGGCTGGACGGCGAGCGGCGGGTCTGGATTGTGCGCTGCGACGCCTGCGGCCGGGGCGTCGTCGTCCACGGGAACGGCTGAGTCCACGCCACCAGCGCAGACGCGGCGGGGCACTCGCGTGCTGACGCCCGGCTTCACAGCGACGCGATCGGCCGACCGGGCCAAGCTATCGGCACCTCGTGGCGGTGCATAGCTTATCGCGCATGCTCACCTACCCCAACCTCTCGACCCTCGAACACCCGCTCATCCGCCACAAGCTGACCCTCCTGCGCGACAAGCGGACCACCACCAAAGACTTCCGCGATCTCACGGCCGAGATCGCAATGCTCATGGCCTACGAAGTGACGAGCGACCTCCCCACCGAGCCCAAGCAGATCGAGACCCCGCTCGAGCCGATGGAAGGGACCAAGGTCGCAGGGAAAAAACTCGCCCTCGTCCCGATCCTGCGCGCCGGACTCGGGATGGTGGACGGGATCCTGCGCCTTATCCCCTCCGCGCGCGTCGGCCACATCGGCCTCTACCGCGACCACGACACGCTGAAGCCCGTCCCTTACTACTTCAAGGCGCCCAGCGCGCGCGAGCAACGCGACTTCTTCATCCTCGACCCGATGCTCGCCACCGGCGGCTCTGCCGTGGACGCCTGCACCACGCTGAAGGGCGCCGGGGCCCGATCGATACGCTTCCTCTGCATCGTCGCCGCGCCCGAAGGCGTCGAGAAGATGCTCGCCGAGCACCCCGACGTCCCGATCTATGCCGCGTCGCTCGACCGCCAGCTCAACGAGCACGGCTACATCCTTCCCGGCCTGGGCGACGCCGGGGACCGGCTCTTCGGCACGCGGTGAGACTCACCTGCTGGGGAGCCGCGGGAGAAGTCACCGGCTCGATGCACTTGGTCGAGGTCGGGAGCCAGCGAATCCTGCTCGACTGCGGCCTCTTCCAGGGGCGCCGCGAGGAAGCGCGCAAGAAGAACCAGAGCTTCCCCCTCAAGCCCGGTGACATCGACGTCGTGGTGCTGAGCCACGCGCATATCGACCACGCGGGCCGCCTTCCCATCCTCACCAAGATCGGCTACACCGGGCCCATCTTCTGCACGCCCGCCACCCGGGACCTGGCCTCGATCATGCTGCCCGACGCGGGCTTCATCCAGGAAAAGGACTTCGAGTTCCTGCAGAAGCGTGGCCACAATGGGCTCGCGGAGCCGCTCTATACCGCAGCCGACGCGAGGGCCGTCTCGGAGCACATGATCTCCGTGCCGTACGGGCGACCGCTCGACATCACCTCCCG
It encodes the following:
- the glgP gene encoding alpha-glucan family phosphorylase, with amino-acid sequence MDQVLSGVPYLPKRIEGLAGIAANLGWSWSPEARAVFRAIDEQLWHQTRHNPIEMLQRVNPQLLTTLAADPAFLARYDEVVTAAASLASGAGTWYAERYPESLTRPIAYFCAEFALHNSVPVYSGGLGVLAGDHCKAASDLGVPLVGIGLFYVKGYFDQRLRLDGWQDDTDERINPAMTPLMPVLGKGGEPHLATVRTSGREVHIGAWRMMVGRVPVYFLDTNLESNDPVDRELSHKLYTGVPELRLRQEWILGVGGVRVLRALGIEPRAWHANEGHAAFMFVERLRELTSSGTTPEEAVRQVRATSVFTTHTPVPAGHDMFSHEKVEHCTGPFWEEMGIEREAFFGFGRHPVVDHGLYHMTVTAMRLSGRVNGVSERHGKEARRIWKDLWPAREMSRVPILHVTNGVHLGTWMGGSVRELLNAQLGPDWESRGDEPGFWEQVLTIDDVKLWAAHRAQRKDLHSFIREEARRRWHDQWTEAARLAGAGTLLSPTALTIGFARRFATYKRADLIFRDVERLRRLLVNPRRPVQIIFAGKAHPADEPGKQMLQRVYSFARDPRFEGRLAFLEDYEMHLAHRMVQGVDVWLNIPRVPMEASGTSGMKAGLNAVPQISTMDGWWAEAYTGQNGWAIPLTSPEEDSDAADAEQLYALLEEQVVPLYYDQDERGVSPGWAQKMKHALKVTAERFTARRMVQQYVSQCYIPALRGEPGEDDPPTA
- the upp gene encoding uracil phosphoribosyltransferase; translated protein: MAVHSLSRMLTYPNLSTLEHPLIRHKLTLLRDKRTTTKDFRDLTAEIAMLMAYEVTSDLPTEPKQIETPLEPMEGTKVAGKKLALVPILRAGLGMVDGILRLIPSARVGHIGLYRDHDTLKPVPYYFKAPSAREQRDFFILDPMLATGGSAVDACTTLKGAGARSIRFLCIVAAPEGVEKMLAEHPDVPIYAASLDRQLNEHGYILPGLGDAGDRLFGTR